In Methylotenera mobilis JLW8, the following are encoded in one genomic region:
- a CDS encoding GspE/PulE family protein encodes MNMPLDKMGLDINAMNKSAGIEPKLTPELLCQARLIANNTKQDLLDVLENESGLDSDDFVVALGQMMRYPVLSILHLYELHPDFTLLPFAEAGKLGCIALRNDDGQLQLVFSNPFDTYLQPKIDLIISRYGHAEVVVWSLAHHKDLTAYLSHHEQSMRAMDGLTAEQVEYHAEHQGIEDISLRSISEDTSPVVKFVRSTLYDALKAGASDIHMETDPTGLKVKYRIDGVLSQEGGIQGLAQAEQAISRIKVMSELDIAERRVPQDGRFKVLVASGDGKPREVDMRVSIMPSVFGEDAVLRILDRKALSDEAKGLSLETLGFEESIMARFRLLAEEPYGMLLVTGPTGSGKTTTLYGIISEINHGQDKIVTIEDPVEYQLPGVLQIPVNEKKGLTFARGLRSILRHDPDKIMVGEIRDSETAQIAVQSALTGHLVLTTVHANNVFDVIGRFTNMNVDPYSFVSAINGIMAQRLVRINCPNCTVADTPDTLLISKSGLTPEQAKDFNFRKGQGCGQCHGTGYKGRKAIAELLCFNDEIRELIVTREPVRKVKEAARANGTLTMREAALALVRRGETTLEEINRVTSLV; translated from the coding sequence ATGAACATGCCACTCGATAAGATGGGTTTGGATATTAATGCCATGAATAAAAGCGCGGGTATCGAGCCTAAGCTGACGCCTGAACTGTTATGCCAAGCCAGACTTATTGCTAATAATACCAAGCAAGACTTGCTGGATGTGCTTGAAAATGAATCCGGCTTAGACTCCGATGATTTTGTCGTAGCGCTCGGACAGATGATGCGCTACCCAGTACTAAGCATACTGCATCTTTATGAGTTGCATCCAGACTTCACCTTGCTGCCATTCGCAGAGGCTGGCAAGCTTGGCTGCATAGCATTACGCAATGATGATGGGCAATTGCAGCTGGTGTTCTCTAACCCGTTCGACACATATTTACAGCCCAAAATAGATTTAATCATTTCTAGATATGGTCATGCAGAGGTTGTAGTTTGGAGTCTTGCGCATCATAAAGACTTAACTGCGTATCTCAGTCACCATGAGCAAAGCATGCGAGCTATGGATGGCTTAACTGCTGAGCAAGTTGAGTACCACGCCGAACATCAGGGGATTGAAGATATCTCCCTACGTTCAATTAGCGAAGATACTAGCCCAGTAGTGAAGTTTGTGCGATCCACACTTTATGATGCACTCAAAGCCGGCGCTAGTGACATTCATATGGAAACAGACCCAACTGGCCTAAAAGTTAAATACCGTATTGATGGGGTGCTGAGTCAAGAGGGGGGTATCCAAGGTTTAGCACAGGCAGAGCAAGCTATTTCACGCATTAAAGTGATGTCTGAGCTAGATATTGCAGAACGTAGGGTGCCTCAAGACGGGCGCTTTAAGGTACTGGTAGCTAGCGGTGATGGTAAACCACGCGAGGTGGATATGCGAGTATCTATTATGCCTAGCGTTTTCGGTGAAGATGCCGTGCTACGTATTCTAGACCGTAAGGCATTGAGTGACGAAGCTAAAGGGTTGAGCCTAGAAACCTTAGGTTTTGAAGAGTCAATCATGGCGCGCTTCAGATTGTTGGCAGAAGAACCATATGGCATGTTGTTGGTTACTGGACCCACCGGTAGTGGTAAAACTACCACGCTATACGGCATTATTTCTGAAATAAACCATGGGCAAGACAAGATAGTCACGATTGAAGATCCGGTTGAGTATCAACTGCCAGGTGTACTGCAAATCCCAGTCAATGAGAAAAAGGGACTTACCTTTGCCCGAGGGTTACGTTCTATTTTGCGGCATGACCCAGACAAAATTATGGTGGGTGAAATTCGTGATTCAGAAACAGCGCAAATTGCCGTGCAATCAGCACTGACAGGGCATTTGGTGCTGACCACGGTACACGCCAATAACGTGTTTGATGTCATTGGTCGCTTTACCAACATGAATGTAGATCCATACAGTTTTGTATCGGCTATCAACGGCATCATGGCGCAGCGTTTGGTGCGTATTAACTGCCCAAATTGCACAGTTGCAGATACGCCTGATACGTTGCTCATTAGTAAATCTGGCCTAACGCCGGAACAAGCGAAAGACTTCAACTTTAGAAAAGGCCAAGGATGTGGGCAATGCCATGGTACTGGGTATAAAGGACGTAAGGCAATCGCTGAGCTATTGTGTTTTAACGATGAAATTAGAGAGTTGATTGTCACCAGAGAACCGGTGCGTAAGGTTAAAGAGGCAGCACGTGCTAACGGTACCCTCACTATGCGCGAGGCAGCACTAGCGCTGGTAAGGCGTGGTGAAACTACATTAGAGGAGATCAATCGTGTTACATCGCTGGTTTAA
- a CDS encoding PilN domain-containing protein, whose protein sequence is MSTITLNHALAVKRVNLTALVLLVTGVLINCLIINYHQSLLNDTRKLEANIDALSRAKSVRYLPKVNVNNSAQKTHDIAAVNAAIAEIVLPWNAIFKMLEATKSDAVKLLAVEPSIKKQTLRITALALDVDNMMAYVDSLIQQKMLKNVALVSQESAEVNGQPAVHFVVETAW, encoded by the coding sequence ATGAGCACTATTACTTTGAATCATGCATTGGCAGTAAAAAGAGTCAACTTAACGGCGTTGGTGTTATTGGTGACAGGAGTGCTAATAAACTGCTTGATAATTAATTACCATCAATCTTTATTAAATGACACGCGTAAGTTGGAAGCCAATATCGATGCACTTAGTCGTGCAAAGTCTGTGCGTTATTTACCAAAGGTTAATGTAAATAATAGCGCACAAAAGACGCATGATATTGCGGCTGTAAATGCGGCAATCGCTGAGATAGTCTTGCCGTGGAATGCGATATTTAAGATGCTGGAGGCGACGAAAAGCGATGCCGTGAAACTCCTTGCCGTGGAGCCTAGTATAAAAAAACAAACGCTGCGCATCACCGCTTTGGCGTTGGATGTAGATAACATGATGGCTTATGTGGATAGTTTAATCCAGCAAAAAATGCTTAAAAACGTGGCTCTAGTTTCACAAGAGTCTGCAGAGGTTAACGGCCAGCCGGCAGTGCATTTTGTGGTGGAAACAGCATGGTAA
- the pilO gene encoding type 4a pilus biogenesis protein PilO, which yields MVNTRFFSRELLQYKLRQLGWPGWLGLSLLLVSLLLMVMVVRPQESRIKTLTAHILELKTNPNINKLRIKTDTQFDIEQKFYALLPQKNEANNKITEILHAATSVGIVTNKVEYSSQSLSATLIKYQISLPVQGSYVQIRQFINVVLNNLPTVALNDISMKRENVGSDLIEANIKFTIYLRKRHE from the coding sequence ATGGTAAACACAAGGTTTTTCTCTAGAGAGTTGTTGCAATACAAGTTACGACAACTTGGTTGGCCGGGTTGGCTGGGTTTGTCGTTATTGCTAGTGAGTTTGTTGTTAATGGTCATGGTTGTTCGACCTCAGGAAAGTAGAATTAAGACGCTAACGGCCCATATTCTTGAGCTTAAAACCAATCCTAATATCAATAAACTAAGAATCAAGACTGACACTCAGTTTGATATTGAGCAGAAATTTTATGCACTATTGCCTCAAAAAAACGAAGCAAATAACAAAATCACTGAAATATTACATGCTGCGACCAGTGTAGGTATCGTCACCAACAAGGTTGAATATTCCTCTCAATCTCTCTCAGCGACCTTAATTAAGTACCAAATTAGTCTTCCGGTACAGGGTAGTTATGTGCAGATTCGTCAATTTATTAATGTAGTGCTGAATAACTTACCTACCGTAGCACTCAATGATATCAGCATGAAACGAGAAAATGTTGGCTCAGATTTGATTGAAGCCAATATCAAATTCACTATCTATTTACGAAAAAGGCACGAATAA